The Vibrio tasmaniensis genomic sequence AAAAAATCTATCAGTAACAAACCTATAAACATTAAATCTATAAATAATGAAACAACGAGCTAGGGTTATCCAACCTAGCTCACCCTACATAAAGGACTTACACCATGAAAAAATTAGCGACTCTTATTTCTGCTGCTCTTCTTTCTACAACAGTATCTGTGTCTGCACAGGCGCAAGATACAATGGCAATCGTTCTATCTACATTGAATAACCCATTCTTTGTAACCATGAAAGATGGCGCAGAAGCGAAAGCTGAAGAGCTAGGCTACAAGCTTATCGTTCTTGATTCTCAAAACGACCCAAGCAAAGAGCTTTCGAACATTGAAGATCTAACCATTCGTGGTGTTAAGGCAATCCTGATTAACCCAACGGATTCAGATGCAGTGTCTAACGCGATTCGCATTGCTAACCGTTCAAACATCCCAGTACTGACACTAGACCGTGGTGCAAGCCGTGGTGACGTAGTGAGCCACATTGCTTCTGATAACGTAATTGGCGGTGAAATGGCAGGTCACTACATCATGGAAAAAGTGGGCGAGAAAGCGAAAGTCATTCAACTTGAAGGTATCGCGGGTACATCGGCTGCTCGTGAACGTGGCGAAGGCTTCATGAACGCAGTAAACGGCAGCGACCTTGAGCTTCTTGCAAGCCAACCTGCTGATTTCGACCGTACTAAAGGTCTGAACGTAATGGAAAACTTGCTTGCAGCTAACCCAGATGTACAAGCAGTATTCGCGCAGAACGATGAAATGGCACTAGGTGCTCTTCGCGCCGTTCAAGCTTCAGGTAAAGAAGTGATGATCGTTGGCTTTGATGGCACTGAAGACGGTATCGCTGCTGTTAACCGCGGCCTACTAGGCGCAACGGTTGCACAACAGCCTGACCTAATCGGTTCTTTAGGTATTGAAATAGCTGACAAAGTACTGAAAGGCGAGACAGTAGACGAGTACGTACCAGTAGCTCTAAAAATCATCGCTAA encodes the following:
- the rbsB gene encoding ribose ABC transporter substrate-binding protein RbsB, which codes for MKKLATLISAALLSTTVSVSAQAQDTMAIVLSTLNNPFFVTMKDGAEAKAEELGYKLIVLDSQNDPSKELSNIEDLTIRGVKAILINPTDSDAVSNAIRIANRSNIPVLTLDRGASRGDVVSHIASDNVIGGEMAGHYIMEKVGEKAKVIQLEGIAGTSAARERGEGFMNAVNGSDLELLASQPADFDRTKGLNVMENLLAANPDVQAVFAQNDEMALGALRAVQASGKEVMIVGFDGTEDGIAAVNRGLLGATVAQQPDLIGSLGIEIADKVLKGETVDEYVPVALKIIAK